A genome region from Neoarius graeffei isolate fNeoGra1 chromosome 21, fNeoGra1.pri, whole genome shotgun sequence includes the following:
- the LOC132869539 gene encoding uncharacterized protein LOC132869539: MHFFQILNNAKIIWDSRSKPKGILVGHINIRSIVNKTEQIEHLLSESNIDILGVSESWLTHSSSTAAISIPGYNVFRKDRESGKGGGVLIYVREKFKCELLSWPIEVKAEYIGLNISLCSAMSFIVICVYRPPSAKDVFCDHLQTVLNHCNSNKEIILLGDFNINWDIKSDRKKIKQLMDKFNMTQIIKGPTKITNTSKTMIDLIFTNKPDRISKTFNLLYGLSDHNFILCTRKISRKYLAASTRGHDYYFIPKGQQHILKEEIKPTDWSNILENNNIETSSDSFIKKVNAIITHTHTLSLAALSFYRVAGKLEPIPADYGRKAGYTLDKSPGHHRADT, from the coding sequence ATGCACTTCTTTCAAATCCTTAATAATGCCAAAATCATCTGGGACTCCCGATCTAAGCCAAAGGGAATTTTGGTGGGCCATATTAACATTCGAAGTATTGTCAACAAAACAGAGCAAATAGAACATTTATTAAGTGAGTCGAATATTGATATACTTGGAGTATCTGAAAGTTGGTTGACACATTCGTCATCTACAGCAGCTATTAGTATTCCAGGGTATAATGTGTTCAGAAAAGATAGGGAATCAGGGAAAGGTGGGGGAGTATTGATTTATGTAAGAGAAAAGTTTAAGTGTGAGCTATTAAGTTGGCCTATTGAAGTCAAAGCTGAATATATTGGTCTTAATATTTCACTTTGCTCTGCAATGTCTTTTATTGTAATTTGTGTGTATCGACCTCCCTCTGCAAAAGATGTATTTTGTGATCATCTGCAAACAGTTTTAAATCATTGCAATTCTAATAAGGAAATCATATTACTTGGTGACTTTAACATCAACTGGGACATCAAGTCAGACCGAAAGAAAATTAAACAACTTATGGATAAATTCAATATGACACAAATTATAAAAGGACCAACAAAAATAACAAATACGTCAAAAACAATGATTGATCTAATATTTACTAACAAACCAGACAGGATCTCTAAGACTTTTAATCTACTATATGGTCTGTCAGACCACAATTTTATTCTGTGTACGAGGAAAATTTCAAGGAAGTACTTAGCAGCATCTACCAGGGGTCATGATTACTATTTCATACCCAAAGGCCAACAGCATATCCTGAAGGAGGAGATAAAACCCACAGATTGGTCTAATATTCTTGAAAATAACAACATTGAGACTAGCTCAGATAGTTTTATCAAGAAAGTCAATGccattataacacacacacacacattatctctagccgctttatccttctacagggtcgcaggcaagctggagcctatcccagctgactacgggcgaaaggcggggtacaccctggacaagtcgccaggtcatcacagggctgacacatag